The Opitutales bacterium ASA1 genome window below encodes:
- a CDS encoding SUF system NifU family Fe-S cluster assembly protein: protein MSDLDDLYQNIILDHNRRPRNYGPMPDATHKADGHNPLCGDEVTVFLHIEGDTIEKVSFDGQGCAISKASASLMTLRLKGRSIEDAKRAISEVRALLSGTEQTAPDLESMGDLAALAGVRKFAVRVKCATLAWHTLEAALAGRRLVSTEEN from the coding sequence ATGTCCGATCTCGACGACTTGTATCAGAACATCATCCTCGATCACAATCGACGCCCGCGCAACTACGGCCCCATGCCGGACGCAACCCACAAGGCGGACGGTCACAATCCACTGTGCGGTGACGAAGTGACGGTGTTCCTTCACATCGAAGGGGACACGATCGAGAAAGTCTCGTTCGACGGCCAAGGGTGCGCCATATCCAAAGCATCCGCCTCCCTGATGACGCTCCGTCTCAAGGGTCGTAGTATCGAAGACGCGAAGCGCGCCATCTCCGAGGTCCGTGCTCTCCTGTCGGGCACCGAACAAACAGCGCCCGACTTGGAATCGATGGGTGACCTCGCGGCACTCGCCGGCGTCCGCAAGTTTGCCGTGCGGGTCAAGTGCGCCACCTTGGCGTGGCACACACTCGAAGCTGCTCTCGCCGGACGAAGATTGGTTTCGACCGAAGAAAACTGA